A window of the Tiliqua scincoides isolate rTilSci1 chromosome 5, rTilSci1.hap2, whole genome shotgun sequence genome harbors these coding sequences:
- the SEC61G gene encoding protein transport protein Sec61 subunit gamma produces the protein MDQVMQFVEPSRQFVKDSIRLVKRCTKPDRKEFQKIAMATAIGFAIMGFIGFFVKLIHIPINNIIVGG, from the exons ATGGATCAAGTAATGCAATTTGTGGAGCCCAGCCGTCAGTTTGTGAAAGATTCCATCAGGCTTGTTAAAAGATGCACAAAGCCAGACAGGAAAG AATTCCAGAAGATTGCCATGGCAACAGCAATAGGTTTTGCGATAATGGGATTTATTGGTTTCTTTGTAAAACTGATCCATATTCCAATCAACAACATCATTGT GGGTGGCTAA